The Cucurbita pepo subsp. pepo cultivar mu-cu-16 chromosome LG05, ASM280686v2, whole genome shotgun sequence nucleotide sequence CCGCAATCGCTCTGTACTGGAAGCCATCGAGAGAGCTGTAAGCCAAGACCCAGATTCTGTAATCGTCAACAAATTCGAAGACAGAGCTTACAACAGGACCCGATACACCATCGTCTCCTACGTCGTCCACGACGCTAAAGGAAACGCCATTTACAGCCCATTGCACCAAACAGTTCTGGCCATGACTGAGGTTGCTTTCGCTAACATCAACCTCGAGTCCCATTCTGGCGCTCACCCTCGTCTTGGAGTCGTCGACGACATCGTTTTCCATCCCCTGGCTCGGGCGTCACTTCACGAAGCCGCTTGGCTCGCTAAGGCGGTCGCTAAGGACATGGCCACTATGTTTCAAGGTCTCTAcatgattcaaaatcaaaactttttaatggGAATTTCGTGTTAGTGTTAAAATCGTTTGTGATTTTGTGCAGTGCCTGTATTTCTGTACTCTGCGGCTCATCCAAGCGGGAAGGCGCCGGACGATTTGAGACGGGAGCTTGGGTATTTCCGGCCGAATTACAAGGGGAATCAATGGGCTGGATGGTCGATGCCGGAAACTTTGCCGGAAAAGCCTGATGAAGGTCCAAATTCTGTATCTCGAGAGAGGGGAATTACAATGATCGGTGCGCGTCCGTGGACGGCGATGTACAATGTTCCGATATTGTCGACTGATGTGGCAGCTACTCGGAGAATAGCGCGGATGGTGAGTGCTAGAGGAGGAGGGCTGCCGACGGTGCAAACCATAGGGCTTCTTCACGACGATGAGACGACGGAGATTGCCTGCGTTTTGCTGGAGCCCAACCAGATCGGAGCCGATCGGGTCCAGAGACGGGTGGAGGTTCTTGCCGCCCAATTTGGGTTGGAAGTTGAGAATGGTTATTTCACCGATTACTCGCCGGAGATGGTTGTCGAGAAATACTTGAATTTGATCGCCGGAGATCACTGATTACCAATGATTTCTGTAATGGAGATTCGGATTTCGtaataaaatggaaatggaaattgtAAAAATACAGAATAATTGAAGCTCTACAataatctgttttttttttttaaatattaatgtaaaaatagaaaataaaagtcaaTAATTTATcttgaattatttaaacaagttcgaaaaaataaaatgataaattattattattatttaatttctcatttaattataaaaagaccATTTGGGAAATAgtcccttttttattttttcttttatggaattaattttattggaaACGTATTTTTTGGGTTTATTGATAAAgactatttaaaattatcttaaaaCTCCGTTCTTGTGAGTCGTGTTTCTCtatgttgaaaataatttaaattattttttaaaataattaaattattgtcgGTAGTATCGGTATAATACTTGAAattagttaatatatatattttttttgtttattcttttttgtctttttccaTGTCATCAAGTAGAAGAAAACAAGTGtattgaaaaaacaaatcctaaaaaatctaaattagaACGGTTAATTCAATAcacaaaaaaaagtaattattgtatattattttttaatggaaaattttagaattctaattaattaattttaaaatacttcaaattcataagaatttattaaaac carries:
- the LOC111794913 gene encoding uncharacterized protein LOC111794913; amino-acid sequence: MKEKSSVFLADGGRRIRLVAAADIVTQDTIAALHLGDFKVVRTHGFPSPPTPKIPLLKPHPLPPNLQQTTTLSDSHLQMAFNLTAKDKRISLEQKELLCCKYYVSESRNRSVLEAIERAVSQDPDSVIVNKFEDRAYNRTRYTIVSYVVHDAKGNAIYSPLHQTVLAMTEVAFANINLESHSGAHPRLGVVDDIVFHPLARASLHEAAWLAKAVAKDMATMFQVPVFLYSAAHPSGKAPDDLRRELGYFRPNYKGNQWAGWSMPETLPEKPDEGPNSVSRERGITMIGARPWTAMYNVPILSTDVAATRRIARMVSARGGGLPTVQTIGLLHDDETTEIACVLLEPNQIGADRVQRRVEVLAAQFGLEVENGYFTDYSPEMVVEKYLNLIAGDH